The following are encoded together in the Strix aluco isolate bStrAlu1 chromosome 13, bStrAlu1.hap1, whole genome shotgun sequence genome:
- the BRD8 gene encoding bromodomain-containing protein 8 isoform X2, with the protein MAAGTGKHKLLSAGPTEPWSIREKLCLASSVMRSGDQNWVSVSRAIKPFAEPGRPPDWFSQKHCASQYSELLETTETPKRKRGEKGEVVETVEDVIVRKLTAERVEELKKMIKETQEKYRQLKKDAELIQAGHMDNRLEELCNEIMIKKKMEEEEAEVKRKATDAAYQARQAIKNPPRRLTGVMVRSPAGSTSPGGDYALGDLSQPAVDEASPGVTPGTLPSTPVASFIGIPDTPPGSAPLDAPMTPVTDDSPQKKMLGQKATPPPSPLLSELLKKGSLLPTSPRLVGENEMAVASGHMNSSGVLLEVGSVLPVLHSGEMQSAPGAVPASPAASGAPTLSRLLEAGPAQFTSPLASFSAVASEPPAKLLPPPVEPVSQATIVMMPTLSAPSVVPPAAAPESVATVSQPEACVSMEAVSDSHTVTVSMDSSEISMIIDSIKKECLGSGAGSTAGSSKDHCMDGKEDLDLAEKMDIAVSYTGEELDFDTVGNIIAIIEDKVDDHPEVLDAAVVEAALSSFCEDTDDPQTLPGPWEHSIRQEHEKQAQIPQVSVTVKQERLECEEPEAKGIRDLMVIGELGSEIKTEPAEQEQNQLDPEETIPATARVTETPELRSQEIEEDQRTAVAAGETSEIEIESAKGEDAVHNTVKTETPPDDDSSPPQVPNVSEDSSQADVQHKFELSESMKEEAQVLFRSQMKDGQGEEDDEDGASEAASLEEPKEEDQGEGYLSEMDNEPPVSESDDGFSVHNAPLQSHTLADSIPSSPASSQFSVCSEDQEAIQAQKIWKKAIMLVWRAAANHRYANVFLQPVTDDIAPGYHSIVQRPMDLSTIKKNIENGLIRTTAEFQRDIMLMFQNAVMYNSSDHDVYHMAVEMQRDVLEQIQQFLATQLIMQTSESGISAKSLRGRDSTRKQDASEKDGGTRGRRCAIEADMKMKK; encoded by the exons ATGGCGGCGGGGACGGGCA AGCACAAGCTGCTGAGCGCCGGCCCCACGGAGCCGTGGTCCATCCGCGAGAAGCTCTGCCTGGCCTCGTCCGTCATGCGGAGCGGGGACCAGAACTG GGTATCAGTCAGCAGAGCTATCAAACCTTTTGCAGAGCCAGGGCGCCCACCTGACTGGTTTTCCCAAAAG CACTGTGCATCTCAGTATTCAGAGCTCTTGGAGACTACGGAGACCCCTAA GAGAAAACGTGGTGAGAAGGGGGAGGTTGTGGAAACTGTGGAAGATGTTATTGTGCGGAAACTGACTGCAGAACGAGTTGAGGAATTGAAGAAAATGATtaaagaaacacaggaaaaatatag GCAACTCAAGAAGGATGCAGAGCTGATCCAGGCCGGACACATGGATAACAGACTGGAGGAGCTGTGCAATGAGATTATGAT taagaaaaaaatggaggaggaggaggcggaagTCAAGAGGAAGGCTACAGATGCTGCTTATCAGG CTCGTCAGGCCATTAAGAATCCGCCACGACGATTGACAGGTGTGATGGTTCGCTCCCCTGCAGGCTCAACCTCCCCAGGGGGAGACTATGCTCTGGGAGATCTGTCTCAGCCCGCTGTGGATGAGGCCAGTCCAGGG gtCACTCCAGGGACATTGCCCAGCACCCCAGTTGCCTCCTTCATTGGAATCCCTGACACCCCTCCAGGCTCTGCTCCCCTGGATGCCCCCATGACCCCAGTCACTGATGATTCACCCCAGAAAAAGATGCTAGGACAAAAAGCAactccgcctccttcccctctgctctcagAGCTGCTGAAGAAGGGCAGTCTCCTGCCCACAAGCCCCAGGCTG GTCGGTGAAAATGAAATGGCAGTGGCTTCTGGTCACATGAACAGCTCAGGAGTCCTGCTGGAGGTAGGAAGTGTCCTTCCAGTGCTGCACAGCGGGGAAATGCAGTCGGCACCTGGTGCTGTCCCTGCATCTCCTGCTGCTTCAG GTGCTCCTACGCTTTCCCGGCTTTTAGAAGCTGGTCCTGCACAGTTCACCTCACCTCTTGCTTCCTTCTCCGCTGTTGCCAGCGAACCTCCAGCTAAGCTCCTGCCACCCCCCGTAGAGCCTGTGTCCCAGGCAACCATTGTCATGATGCCCACGCTGTCAGCACCATCCGTTGTGccaccagctgcagctccagaAAGTGTAGCCACAG TGAGCCAGCCAGAAGCCTGTGTTTCCATGGAGGCAGTGTCTGATTCCCATACAGTGACAGTGTCCATGGACAGCAGTGAAATATCCATGATCATTGATTCCATCAAGAAAGAGTGCCTGGGGTCTGGGGCTGGCAGCACTGCAGGGTCTTCCAAAGATCACTGCATGGATGGGAAAGAAGACCTGGATTTGGCTGAGAAAATGGATATTGCGGTGTCCTATACGGGGGAAGAGCTGGACTTCGATACTGTTGGAAATATTATAGCTATCATTGAAGACAAG GTAGACGACCACCCTGAAGTCCTGGATGCAGCAGTTGTTGAAGCTGCTCTGTCTTCTTTCTGCGAAGATACCGATGACCCTCAGACCCTGCCTGGCCCGTGGGAACACTCAATTCGTCAGGAGCACGAGAAACAGGCCCAGATACCCCAAGTGTCTGTGACTGTGAAGCAGGAGAGACTGGAGTGTGAGGAGCCAGAGGCAAAGGGAATTCGAGACCTAATGGTCATTGGCGAGCTGGGATCAGAAATAAAGACAGAAcctgcagagcaggagcagaaccAGTTGGACCCTGAGGAAACCATACCAGCAACTGCAAGAGTGACGGAAACACCAGAGCTTAGAAGTCAAGAGATAGAAGAGGATCAAAGAACAGCTGTAGCAGCAGGAGAGACTTCTGAAATTGAGATAGAATCAGCCAAGGGAGAAGATGCAGTGCACAATACAGTGAAGACAGAG ACCCCACCTGATGATGATTCATCCCCTCCACAAGTCCCAAATGTGAGTGAAGACTCCTCACAGGCTGATGTTCAGCACAAATTTGAGCTGTCAG agTCAATGAAGGAGGAGGCCCAAGTCCTGTTTAGGAGTCAGATGAAG GATGGGCAGGGTGAAGAGGATGATGAGGATGGTGCCAGTGAGGCTGCCAGTTTGGAAGAACCCAAAGAAGAAGATCAGGGTGAAGGATATCTGTCAGAGATGGATAATGAACCCCCCGTGAGTGAGAGCGATGATGGCTTCAGTGTCCATAATGCACCTTTACAGTCTCACACGCTAGCCGACTCCATCCCCAGCAGCCCAGCCTCCTCGCAGTT CTCAGTGTGCAGTGAGGACCAGGAAGCAATACAGGCCCAGAAGATCTGGAAGAAAGCCATCATGCTAGTTTGGAGAGCAGCAGCTAATCACAG GTACGCTAATGTCTTCCTACAGCCTGTAACTGATGATATAGCACCAGGCTACCACAGTATTGTGCAGAG GCCAATGGATTTATCCACCATCAAAAAGAACATTGAGAATGGGCTGATACGAACCACAGCTGAGTTCCAGCGTGATATTATGCTGATGTTTCAAAATGCAGTTATGTACAACAGCTCTGACCATGATGTGTACCACATGGCTGTGGAGATGCAGCGAGATGTCCTGGAGCAGATCCAG CAATTTCTGGCCACACAGCTGATCATGCAAACGTCGGAGTCAGGGATCAGTGCAAAGAGCCTGCGTGGGCGAGACTCCACTCGCAAGCAAGATGCTTCGGAGAAG GACGGAGGCACCAGAGGGCGTCGCTGTGCCATCGAGGCAGACATGAAGATGAAGAAATGA
- the BRD8 gene encoding bromodomain-containing protein 8 isoform X1 — MAAGTGKHKLLSAGPTEPWSIREKLCLASSVMRSGDQNWVSVSRAIKPFAEPGRPPDWFSQKHCASQYSELLETTETPKRKRGEKGEVVETVEDVIVRKLTAERVEELKKMIKETQEKYRQLKKDAELIQAGHMDNRLEELCNEIMIKKKMEEEEAEVKRKATDAAYQARQAIKNPPRRLTGVMVRSPAGSTSPGGDYALGDLSQPAVDEASPGVTPGTLPSTPVASFIGIPDTPPGSAPLDAPMTPVTDDSPQKKMLGQKATPPPSPLLSELLKKGSLLPTSPRLVGENEMAVASGHMNSSGVLLEVGSVLPVLHSGEMQSAPGAVPASPAASGAPTLSRLLEAGPAQFTSPLASFSAVASEPPAKLLPPPVEPVSQATIVMMPTLSAPSVVPPAAAPESVATVSQPEACVSMEAVSDSHTVTVSMDSSEISMIIDSIKKECLGSGAGSTAGSSKDHCMDGKEDLDLAEKMDIAVSYTGEELDFDTVGNIIAIIEDKVDDHPEVLDAAVVEAALSSFCEDTDDPQTLPGPWEHSIRQEHEKQAQIPQVSVTVKQERLECEEPEAKGIRDLMVIGELGSEIKTEPAEQEQNQLDPEETIPATARVTETPELRSQEIEEDQRTAVAAGETSEIEIESAKGEDAVHNTVKTETPPDDDSSPPQVPNVSEDSSQADVQHKFELSESMKEEAQVLFRSQMKDGQGEEDDEDGASEAASLEEPKEEDQGEGYLSEMDNEPPVSESDDGFSVHNAPLQSHTLADSIPSSPASSQFSVCSEDQEAIQAQKIWKKAIMLVWRAAANHRYANVFLQPVTDDIAPGYHSIVQRPMDLSTIKKNIENGLIRTTAEFQRDIMLMFQNAVMYNSSDHDVYHMAVEMQRDVLEQIQQFLATQLIMQTSESGISAKSLRGRDSTRKQDASEKDSVPMGSPAFLLSLFDGGTRGRRCAIEADMKMKK, encoded by the exons ATGGCGGCGGGGACGGGCA AGCACAAGCTGCTGAGCGCCGGCCCCACGGAGCCGTGGTCCATCCGCGAGAAGCTCTGCCTGGCCTCGTCCGTCATGCGGAGCGGGGACCAGAACTG GGTATCAGTCAGCAGAGCTATCAAACCTTTTGCAGAGCCAGGGCGCCCACCTGACTGGTTTTCCCAAAAG CACTGTGCATCTCAGTATTCAGAGCTCTTGGAGACTACGGAGACCCCTAA GAGAAAACGTGGTGAGAAGGGGGAGGTTGTGGAAACTGTGGAAGATGTTATTGTGCGGAAACTGACTGCAGAACGAGTTGAGGAATTGAAGAAAATGATtaaagaaacacaggaaaaatatag GCAACTCAAGAAGGATGCAGAGCTGATCCAGGCCGGACACATGGATAACAGACTGGAGGAGCTGTGCAATGAGATTATGAT taagaaaaaaatggaggaggaggaggcggaagTCAAGAGGAAGGCTACAGATGCTGCTTATCAGG CTCGTCAGGCCATTAAGAATCCGCCACGACGATTGACAGGTGTGATGGTTCGCTCCCCTGCAGGCTCAACCTCCCCAGGGGGAGACTATGCTCTGGGAGATCTGTCTCAGCCCGCTGTGGATGAGGCCAGTCCAGGG gtCACTCCAGGGACATTGCCCAGCACCCCAGTTGCCTCCTTCATTGGAATCCCTGACACCCCTCCAGGCTCTGCTCCCCTGGATGCCCCCATGACCCCAGTCACTGATGATTCACCCCAGAAAAAGATGCTAGGACAAAAAGCAactccgcctccttcccctctgctctcagAGCTGCTGAAGAAGGGCAGTCTCCTGCCCACAAGCCCCAGGCTG GTCGGTGAAAATGAAATGGCAGTGGCTTCTGGTCACATGAACAGCTCAGGAGTCCTGCTGGAGGTAGGAAGTGTCCTTCCAGTGCTGCACAGCGGGGAAATGCAGTCGGCACCTGGTGCTGTCCCTGCATCTCCTGCTGCTTCAG GTGCTCCTACGCTTTCCCGGCTTTTAGAAGCTGGTCCTGCACAGTTCACCTCACCTCTTGCTTCCTTCTCCGCTGTTGCCAGCGAACCTCCAGCTAAGCTCCTGCCACCCCCCGTAGAGCCTGTGTCCCAGGCAACCATTGTCATGATGCCCACGCTGTCAGCACCATCCGTTGTGccaccagctgcagctccagaAAGTGTAGCCACAG TGAGCCAGCCAGAAGCCTGTGTTTCCATGGAGGCAGTGTCTGATTCCCATACAGTGACAGTGTCCATGGACAGCAGTGAAATATCCATGATCATTGATTCCATCAAGAAAGAGTGCCTGGGGTCTGGGGCTGGCAGCACTGCAGGGTCTTCCAAAGATCACTGCATGGATGGGAAAGAAGACCTGGATTTGGCTGAGAAAATGGATATTGCGGTGTCCTATACGGGGGAAGAGCTGGACTTCGATACTGTTGGAAATATTATAGCTATCATTGAAGACAAG GTAGACGACCACCCTGAAGTCCTGGATGCAGCAGTTGTTGAAGCTGCTCTGTCTTCTTTCTGCGAAGATACCGATGACCCTCAGACCCTGCCTGGCCCGTGGGAACACTCAATTCGTCAGGAGCACGAGAAACAGGCCCAGATACCCCAAGTGTCTGTGACTGTGAAGCAGGAGAGACTGGAGTGTGAGGAGCCAGAGGCAAAGGGAATTCGAGACCTAATGGTCATTGGCGAGCTGGGATCAGAAATAAAGACAGAAcctgcagagcaggagcagaaccAGTTGGACCCTGAGGAAACCATACCAGCAACTGCAAGAGTGACGGAAACACCAGAGCTTAGAAGTCAAGAGATAGAAGAGGATCAAAGAACAGCTGTAGCAGCAGGAGAGACTTCTGAAATTGAGATAGAATCAGCCAAGGGAGAAGATGCAGTGCACAATACAGTGAAGACAGAG ACCCCACCTGATGATGATTCATCCCCTCCACAAGTCCCAAATGTGAGTGAAGACTCCTCACAGGCTGATGTTCAGCACAAATTTGAGCTGTCAG agTCAATGAAGGAGGAGGCCCAAGTCCTGTTTAGGAGTCAGATGAAG GATGGGCAGGGTGAAGAGGATGATGAGGATGGTGCCAGTGAGGCTGCCAGTTTGGAAGAACCCAAAGAAGAAGATCAGGGTGAAGGATATCTGTCAGAGATGGATAATGAACCCCCCGTGAGTGAGAGCGATGATGGCTTCAGTGTCCATAATGCACCTTTACAGTCTCACACGCTAGCCGACTCCATCCCCAGCAGCCCAGCCTCCTCGCAGTT CTCAGTGTGCAGTGAGGACCAGGAAGCAATACAGGCCCAGAAGATCTGGAAGAAAGCCATCATGCTAGTTTGGAGAGCAGCAGCTAATCACAG GTACGCTAATGTCTTCCTACAGCCTGTAACTGATGATATAGCACCAGGCTACCACAGTATTGTGCAGAG GCCAATGGATTTATCCACCATCAAAAAGAACATTGAGAATGGGCTGATACGAACCACAGCTGAGTTCCAGCGTGATATTATGCTGATGTTTCAAAATGCAGTTATGTACAACAGCTCTGACCATGATGTGTACCACATGGCTGTGGAGATGCAGCGAGATGTCCTGGAGCAGATCCAG CAATTTCTGGCCACACAGCTGATCATGCAAACGTCGGAGTCAGGGATCAGTGCAAAGAGCCTGCGTGGGCGAGACTCCACTCGCAAGCAAGATGCTTCGGAGAAG GACAGTGTCCCAATGGgctctcctgccttccttctctctctcttt GACGGAGGCACCAGAGGGCGTCGCTGTGCCATCGAGGCAGACATGAAGATGAAGAAATGA
- the BRD8 gene encoding bromodomain-containing protein 8 isoform X3 — protein MAAGTGKHKLLSAGPTEPWSIREKLCLASSVMRSGDQNWVSVSRAIKPFAEPGRPPDWFSQKHCASQYSELLETTETPKRKRGEKGEVVETVEDVIVRKLTAERVEELKKMIKETQEKYRQLKKDAELIQAGHMDNRLEELCNEIMIKKKMEEEEAEVKRKATDAAYQARQAIKNPPRRLTGVMVRSPAGSTSPGGDYALGDLSQPAVDEASPGVTPGTLPSTPVASFIGIPDTPPGSAPLDAPMTPVTDDSPQKKMLGQKATPPPSPLLSELLKKGSLLPTSPRLVGENEMAVASGHMNSSGVLLEVGSVLPVLHSGEMQSAPGAVPASPAASVSQPEACVSMEAVSDSHTVTVSMDSSEISMIIDSIKKECLGSGAGSTAGSSKDHCMDGKEDLDLAEKMDIAVSYTGEELDFDTVGNIIAIIEDKVDDHPEVLDAAVVEAALSSFCEDTDDPQTLPGPWEHSIRQEHEKQAQIPQVSVTVKQERLECEEPEAKGIRDLMVIGELGSEIKTEPAEQEQNQLDPEETIPATARVTETPELRSQEIEEDQRTAVAAGETSEIEIESAKGEDAVHNTVKTETPPDDDSSPPQVPNVSEDSSQADVQHKFELSESMKEEAQVLFRSQMKDGQGEEDDEDGASEAASLEEPKEEDQGEGYLSEMDNEPPVSESDDGFSVHNAPLQSHTLADSIPSSPASSQFSVCSEDQEAIQAQKIWKKAIMLVWRAAANHRYANVFLQPVTDDIAPGYHSIVQRPMDLSTIKKNIENGLIRTTAEFQRDIMLMFQNAVMYNSSDHDVYHMAVEMQRDVLEQIQQFLATQLIMQTSESGISAKSLRGRDSTRKQDASEKDGGTRGRRCAIEADMKMKK, from the exons ATGGCGGCGGGGACGGGCA AGCACAAGCTGCTGAGCGCCGGCCCCACGGAGCCGTGGTCCATCCGCGAGAAGCTCTGCCTGGCCTCGTCCGTCATGCGGAGCGGGGACCAGAACTG GGTATCAGTCAGCAGAGCTATCAAACCTTTTGCAGAGCCAGGGCGCCCACCTGACTGGTTTTCCCAAAAG CACTGTGCATCTCAGTATTCAGAGCTCTTGGAGACTACGGAGACCCCTAA GAGAAAACGTGGTGAGAAGGGGGAGGTTGTGGAAACTGTGGAAGATGTTATTGTGCGGAAACTGACTGCAGAACGAGTTGAGGAATTGAAGAAAATGATtaaagaaacacaggaaaaatatag GCAACTCAAGAAGGATGCAGAGCTGATCCAGGCCGGACACATGGATAACAGACTGGAGGAGCTGTGCAATGAGATTATGAT taagaaaaaaatggaggaggaggaggcggaagTCAAGAGGAAGGCTACAGATGCTGCTTATCAGG CTCGTCAGGCCATTAAGAATCCGCCACGACGATTGACAGGTGTGATGGTTCGCTCCCCTGCAGGCTCAACCTCCCCAGGGGGAGACTATGCTCTGGGAGATCTGTCTCAGCCCGCTGTGGATGAGGCCAGTCCAGGG gtCACTCCAGGGACATTGCCCAGCACCCCAGTTGCCTCCTTCATTGGAATCCCTGACACCCCTCCAGGCTCTGCTCCCCTGGATGCCCCCATGACCCCAGTCACTGATGATTCACCCCAGAAAAAGATGCTAGGACAAAAAGCAactccgcctccttcccctctgctctcagAGCTGCTGAAGAAGGGCAGTCTCCTGCCCACAAGCCCCAGGCTG GTCGGTGAAAATGAAATGGCAGTGGCTTCTGGTCACATGAACAGCTCAGGAGTCCTGCTGGAGGTAGGAAGTGTCCTTCCAGTGCTGCACAGCGGGGAAATGCAGTCGGCACCTGGTGCTGTCCCTGCATCTCCTGCTGCTTCAG TGAGCCAGCCAGAAGCCTGTGTTTCCATGGAGGCAGTGTCTGATTCCCATACAGTGACAGTGTCCATGGACAGCAGTGAAATATCCATGATCATTGATTCCATCAAGAAAGAGTGCCTGGGGTCTGGGGCTGGCAGCACTGCAGGGTCTTCCAAAGATCACTGCATGGATGGGAAAGAAGACCTGGATTTGGCTGAGAAAATGGATATTGCGGTGTCCTATACGGGGGAAGAGCTGGACTTCGATACTGTTGGAAATATTATAGCTATCATTGAAGACAAG GTAGACGACCACCCTGAAGTCCTGGATGCAGCAGTTGTTGAAGCTGCTCTGTCTTCTTTCTGCGAAGATACCGATGACCCTCAGACCCTGCCTGGCCCGTGGGAACACTCAATTCGTCAGGAGCACGAGAAACAGGCCCAGATACCCCAAGTGTCTGTGACTGTGAAGCAGGAGAGACTGGAGTGTGAGGAGCCAGAGGCAAAGGGAATTCGAGACCTAATGGTCATTGGCGAGCTGGGATCAGAAATAAAGACAGAAcctgcagagcaggagcagaaccAGTTGGACCCTGAGGAAACCATACCAGCAACTGCAAGAGTGACGGAAACACCAGAGCTTAGAAGTCAAGAGATAGAAGAGGATCAAAGAACAGCTGTAGCAGCAGGAGAGACTTCTGAAATTGAGATAGAATCAGCCAAGGGAGAAGATGCAGTGCACAATACAGTGAAGACAGAG ACCCCACCTGATGATGATTCATCCCCTCCACAAGTCCCAAATGTGAGTGAAGACTCCTCACAGGCTGATGTTCAGCACAAATTTGAGCTGTCAG agTCAATGAAGGAGGAGGCCCAAGTCCTGTTTAGGAGTCAGATGAAG GATGGGCAGGGTGAAGAGGATGATGAGGATGGTGCCAGTGAGGCTGCCAGTTTGGAAGAACCCAAAGAAGAAGATCAGGGTGAAGGATATCTGTCAGAGATGGATAATGAACCCCCCGTGAGTGAGAGCGATGATGGCTTCAGTGTCCATAATGCACCTTTACAGTCTCACACGCTAGCCGACTCCATCCCCAGCAGCCCAGCCTCCTCGCAGTT CTCAGTGTGCAGTGAGGACCAGGAAGCAATACAGGCCCAGAAGATCTGGAAGAAAGCCATCATGCTAGTTTGGAGAGCAGCAGCTAATCACAG GTACGCTAATGTCTTCCTACAGCCTGTAACTGATGATATAGCACCAGGCTACCACAGTATTGTGCAGAG GCCAATGGATTTATCCACCATCAAAAAGAACATTGAGAATGGGCTGATACGAACCACAGCTGAGTTCCAGCGTGATATTATGCTGATGTTTCAAAATGCAGTTATGTACAACAGCTCTGACCATGATGTGTACCACATGGCTGTGGAGATGCAGCGAGATGTCCTGGAGCAGATCCAG CAATTTCTGGCCACACAGCTGATCATGCAAACGTCGGAGTCAGGGATCAGTGCAAAGAGCCTGCGTGGGCGAGACTCCACTCGCAAGCAAGATGCTTCGGAGAAG GACGGAGGCACCAGAGGGCGTCGCTGTGCCATCGAGGCAGACATGAAGATGAAGAAATGA
- the KIF20A gene encoding kinesin-like protein KIF20A translates to MAQALASPGLFSDDDVAASPVLESTATGFGADVRKDLLSEFSAISPDLEGCQQAVAEDNNGKLKVYLRVRPLKSTEVEKGEDQGCVCIENSETLLLKAPKDSFTMRSTERGVGQAAHRFSFTQIFGPDVGQKLFFDETMKQVVKDVLNGQNWLVYTYGITNSGKTHTIQGSNKDGGILPRSLAVIFNSVGDRLYQAMDLKPSLSNEVIWLDSRQVRQEEAKKQTMLRGGLWEGELLTPLKRSHSAESQLQATTSGSFDSGIAGLSSSSQLTNHSDVSQTEEPSPRWADLDRISLTNTGDMQFSIWVSFFEIYNELIYDLLEPAVPGQNRKRQTLRLCEDQTGNPYVKDLNWINVRDADEAWKLLKLGRKNQSFASTHMNQNSSRSHSVFSIRILHLQRGGSEIVPKISELSLCDLAGSERCKDQKSGDRMKEANNINTSLHTLGRCIAALRQNQQSRLKQTVVPFRDSKLTRVFQGFFTGRGRSCMIVNINQCASTYDETLYVAKFSAIASQLVQAPPTKLGLPSIQSIIKEHNRRTSQGLEADAKEEVESEDDSEDEADVSMYEKEDLLRVVEAARELLVRERQEKLQLEMRLREEICNEMLEHMQQKEQWCSQHVDAQKELLEELYEDKLNNLKESLTDYYQEEIQERDEKIEELQAALQEAKQKLESLDTMQKESGQSLRRSKRVATSCALQQELVDTKAKLEQCQMELNTATAELRKYQKLLEPPPSTKPITVDVDKKLEDGQKNVRLLRSELQKLGESLQSAERACCHSTSAGKLREALCMCDDILARQDQTLAELQNNMMLVKLDLRKKAACIAEQYHTVQKLQAPPTSTLKKRFCANRENLQPNQPPGKKPFLHNLLSRSATRPVAGRGWQLRSVAL, encoded by the exons ATGGCGCAAGCACTTGCCTCCCCAGGGCTGTTCTCTGATGATGATGTTGCAGCCTCCCCTGTTCTTGAATCCACAGCAACGGGGTTTGGGGCTGATGTGCGCAAGGACCTGCTGTCAGAGTTCTCTGCCATCTCTCCAGATCTGGAGGGGTGCCAGCAG GCTGTAGCTGAAGATAATAATGGAAAATTAAAGGTCTATTTGAGAGTTCGACCACTGAAATCTACGGAAGTGGAAAAAGGGGAAGACCAG GGCTGTGTCTGCATTGAGAATTCAGAGACCCTTCTTCTAAAAGCCCCTAAGGACTCCTTTACCATGCGGAGCACAGAACGCGGAGTGGGACAAGCAGCACACAGATTCTCTTTCACCCAG ATCTTTGGACCAGATGTGGGGCAGAAATTGTTCTTTGATGAGACAATGAAGCAGGTGGTAAAGGATGTACTGAATGGGCAGAACTGGCTGGTTTACACCTATGGCATCACCAATTCAGGGAAGACTCACACTATTCAGG GCAGCAACAAAGATGGGGGGATTCTGCCTCGCTCCTTAGCAGTCATCTTCAATAGTGTGGGGGACCGGCTGTACCAAGCCATGGATCTGAAGCCTTCCCTCTCCAATGAGGTGATCTGGCTGGACAGCAGGCAGGTGCGACAGGAAGAGGCCAAGAAGCAGACCATGCTGCGGGGGGGTCTGTGGGAG GGGGAGCTGTTAACGCCACTGAAAAGGAGTCACAGTGCTGAATCTCAGCTCCAGGCCACCACCAGTGGCAGTTTTGACAGTGGAATTGCTGGCCTCTCTTCATCTAGCCAACTCACGAACCATTCAGATGTCAGCCAGACAGAAG aACCGAGCCCTCGCTGGGCCGACTTGGATCGCATTTCACTCACCAACACAGGAGATATGCAGTTCTCCATCTGGGTCTCCTTTTTTGAGATTTACAATGAGTTAATCTATGACTTGTTAGAACCAGCTGTACCTGGCCAGAACCGCAAGAGGCAGACACTGCGGCTCTGTGAAGACCAGACTGGCAACCCCTATGTGAAAG ATCTGAACTGGATCAATGTCCGGGATGCTGATGAGGCCTGGAAGCTCCTGAAACTGGGTCGGAAAAATCAGAGTTTTGCTAGCACCCACATGAACCAGAACTCCAGTCGCAG TCACAGTGTCTTCTCCATTCGGATTCTGCACTTGCAAAGAGGTGGCAGTGAAATTGTTCCAAAAATCAGCGA GTTATCACTGTGTGACCTGGCGGGGTCAGAGCGCTGCAAAGACCAGAAAAGTGGGGACCGAATGAAAGAAGCAAACAACATCAACACCTCCCTCCACACACTGGGTCGCTGCATTGCTGCCCTCCGCCAGAACCAGCAGTCCAG ATTGAAGCAGACTGTGGTTCCCTTCCGGGACAGCAAGCTAACCCGCGTGTTCCAGGGTTTCTTCACTGGACGTGGGCGCTCTTGCATGATTGTCAACATCAACCAGTGTGCATCTACATATGATGAAACTCTGTATGTAGCCAAGTTCTCAGCCATTGCCAGCCAG CTTGTTCAGGCACCTCCCACAAAGCTGGGACTTCCATCCATACAATCAATCATCAAAGAGCACAACAGGCGAACCAGCCAGGGTCTGGAGGCAGACGCAAAGGAAGAAGTGGAATCAGAAGACGATAGTGAGGATGAAGCAGATGTCTCCATGTATGAGAAAGAG GACCTGTTGCGTGTAGTGGAAGCTGCACGAGAACTGCTGGTGCGAGAGCGGCAGGAGAAGCTGCAACTCGAAATGCGTCTCCGTGAGGAGATCTGCAATGAGATGCTGGAGCACATGCAACAGAAGGAGCAATGGTGCAG CCAACATGTGGATGCTcagaaggagctgctggaggaactGTATGAGGATAAACTGAATAACCTGAAGGAGTCACTGACTGACTATTACCAGGAGGAGATCCAG GAGCGTGATGAGAAGATTGAGGAGctccaagctgctctgcaggaggCAAAACAAAAATTGGAGAGCCTGGATACTATGCAAAAGGAGTCAGGGCAAAGCTTGCGTCGATCAAAGCGAGTGGCTACCTCATGCgctctgcagcaggagctggtagATACTAAAGCCAAACTGGAGCAATGTCAAATGGAGTTAAATACTGCAACAGCAG AGCTGCGCAAGTACCAGAAATTACTGGAGCCACCTCCCTCCACCAAACCCATTACTGTGGATGTAGACAAGAAGCTGGAAGATGGACAGAAG AATGTCAGATTGCTGCGTTCAGAATTACAAAAGCTTGGGGAgtctcttcagtctgcagagagGGCGTGCTGCCACAGTACCAGCGCAGGGAAACTTCGAGAAGCCCTCTGTATGTGTGATGACATTCTGGCTCGACAG GACCAAACACTGGCAGAACTGCAGAACAACATGATGCTGGTAAAACTAGACCTGCGGAAGAAAGCAGCTTGTATTGCTGAACAGTACCACACTGTACAGAAGCTCCAGGCTCCCCCAACATCTACCTTAAAGAAACGGTTCTGTGCCAACAGGGAAAACCTACAACCCAACCAACCTCCTGGTAAAAAGCCCTTCCTGCACAACCTTCTGTCACGTTCAGCCACCCGTCCTGTTGCTGGCAGAGGGTGGCAACTTCGTTCAGTTGCTCTATGA